The nucleotide window CTTGATCCCCTTGCCGCCGCGGCCCTGGCTCCGGTAGGTCGAGAGCGGCAGCCGCTTGATGTAGCCCTCGTGGCTCAGCGTCACCGCCACCATCTCCTCGGGGATCAGGTCCTCGCGGTCGAAGCCCGTCTCCTCGTCGGTGATCTCGGTGAGGCGCCGGTCGCCGTAGCGCTGCTTGAGGTCGAGCAGTTCCTCCTTGATGAGGTTGCGCACGAGGGCCTCGGAGGCCAGGATCGACTCGTACTGGGCGATCTCCTCGAGCAGGTGGCGGTACTCCTCCTCCAGCTTGTGGCGCTCGAGGCCGGTGAGGCGCTGGAGCCGCATGTCGAGGATCGCCGTGGCCTGGCGGTCCGAGAGGCCGAAGCGCTCCATGAGTTGGCGGTGGGCCGTCTCCACGTCGGGCGCCTTCTTGATCAGCTCGATGATCTCGTCAATGTGGGCCAGCGCGATCCGCAGGCCCTCGATGATGTGCGCGCGGGCCAGCGCCCGGTCGAGCAGGAACTGCGTGCGACGGCGGATCACCTCGATGCGGTGCGCGACGAAGCACTCGAGGAGCTGCTTGAGGTTCAGCGTGCGCGGCCGGTTGTCCACCAGCGCGATCATGATGATCGAGATGGACGACTGGAGCGGCGTGTGCTGGTAGAGCTGGTTGAGGACGACGTTCTCGTCGGCGTCGCGCTTGAGCTCGATGACGAGGCGCTGGCCGGCGGCGCCGCTCTCGTCGCGCATGTCGGCCACGCCCTGGATGACGCCCGAGTTCACCGCCTCGGCGATCTTCTCCTTGATGAGGGCGCGCGTGACCTGGTAGGGGATTTCGGTGACGACGATGTTCTTCTTCCCGCCCTTGAGCGCCTCGGTGAAGGCGCGAGCCCGCACCTGGATGATGCCGCGGCCGGTCCGGTACCCGTCCACGATCCCCTTGCGCCCGCAGATGATCCCGCCCGTCGGAAAGTCGGGGCCGGGCACGAGCTGGATCAGTTCCTTCAGCGGCACGTCCGGATCGTCCACCAGCCGTACCAGCGCGTCCACCACCTCGCCCAGGTTGTGCGGCGGGATGCTCGTGGCCATGCCCACGGCGATGCCGTTGCAGCCGTTGCACAGCAGGTTCGGGAACTTGCCCGGCAGCACGGTCGGCTCGGTGCGCGTCTCGTCGTAGTTCGGCACGAAGTCCACCGTGTTGTACTGGAGGTCCGCCAGCATCTCCATCGCCAGGCCGCTCAGGCGGGCCTCTGTGTACCGCATCGCCGCCGGCGGATCCCCGTCCAGCGAGCCGAAGTTCCCCTGACCGTCCACCAGCGGGTAGCGCGAGTTGAAGTCCTGCCCCATGCGCACGAGCGTGGGATAGACCACCTCCTGGCCGTGGGGGTGGTAGTTGCCCGAGGTGTCGCCGGCGATCTTGGCGCACTTTCTGTGCTGCGAGCGCGGGCCGAGGTTCAGGTCGTTCATCGCCACGAGAATGCGGCGTTGCGAAGGCTTCAGCCCGTCGCGCACGTCGGGCAGCGCGCGGCTGATGATCACGCTCATCGCGTAGCGCAGATACGCGTCGCGCATATCCTCTTCGATGGCGATGTCGCGGATTCGTTCGCCGGGCTGGCTCATAGGGCGCGCTGTTCTGGTGTATCTGCCGTAAGTATTGTATTACCAGTGGCTTATGTCACCCGAGTCCGTCGGCAGTCACAGCGGGCGCGGGCACTCTCCTCATCGTCCATGAGGAGCTTGGATTATACCATTTCAGGGCCGGCATGAGCAAGCCTATTTTGCCCTCCAAAGGCCCCGTCTTCCCCCTGGAACTTGCTGCGGCAATCGTGTAGACTGCGAGTGTTCCAGGGTCGCGCGAAGGCGATAGGACCGATAGGACCACCTACGCCTCGTTTCTGTGTCCCATCCGTCCTATCGCTCCTGTCGGCCCTGTCTGCCCTATCCGTCCCATCGCCACTCCAGTGGAGGCTGAATCCCATGAGAGTGCCCCTCAGCCTGGCCGTCGCCCTCTGCGCCACCTCCCTTCTCGCCGCCGACTGGCCAACCCTGCGCGGGAACGTGGCGCGCACGGGCTACGTGGACGCCGAGATCAGGCCGCCGTTCCGCCTCGCCTGGGCGCGGCACTTCGTCGGCGAGCGGATCGGCAGCGCTGTCGAGCCCATCATCGCCGACGGCAAGGTCTTCATCGGCACCCACAGCGGCAACCTCTACGCCCTCGACGCCGCCTCCGGCAGGCCCCTCTGGCGCCTCCAGGCCGAGGGCCCGATCCTGCATTCGCCCGCCTACGCAAGTGGCTCGATCATGATTGCCCCGGCAAGGGGGAGCGTCGAATGGCTGGACGCAGACACCGGGAAGCCCCGTGACCGACGCGCCGCGCTCTTCGGCGGCTGGAGCGTCGCGCCGCTGATCGTGGAGGGCAAGACCTACCTCTGGTCACGTGCCGGGCTGTACGCCACCTATGACCCCGCTACGGAACCCAGCGGCCAGAACATGCCTGTGCCTTCCCGCCAGACGGCCGCCTTCGCCGACGGCCGGGTCTTTGTCACGGGGGAGGACATGCGGCTTCGGGCCTTTGATGCCAGGCTGGGCTCGTCGCTCTGGACATCCGACCCCCTCGTCGGCCAGACCGCGCGCAATTACTACCCGGTCATAGCGAAGAAGGGTGGCCGCACGGTGGTCATCGTGCGCACGAATCCCGTCATCCAGATGTCGCGGCTCATCGCCCAGGACCGCCACCTGCTGTGCCAATCCGCCGGCGTGGACGACAGCGACTGGAAGAAGGTTGCAGCCTGGATCAAGACCAAGGAGGCGATGGGCACGCCCGAGCTGTGGGAGAAGGAGCAGGCCGCCATCTGCGACTACCTCGCGAAGCACCGCGAGGCTCAGACCTTCTTCGTCCTCGACGCCGAAACGGGCAAGCTGCTCCCCCCGCCGCCCGTGCTCTGGATCGCGGGCTGCCAGGGCGTGGGCACCCCGCCCGTCGTGCTGCCCGACGGACGCCTGCTGGTCTTCTACCGTAGCGTCTACGGCAACTGGAACGACGGCGTGGCGCCGCTCGTCGCCCTCGGCCTGCTCGACCTCGACAGGAACCGCATCGAGCCGCTCCAGCACATCCACGGCACCAACCCGCCCTGGGGCCTCTTCTGGGGCACGGCCGACGAGAGCCAGAACTTCCTCGTCGCACGCGACACGCTCATCATCATCCACCAGGGCACGCTGAGCGGCTTCGATCTCAAGACGCGCCAGCTCTTCCCCATCTGGGGCAAGCGCGACACTTGGGGCGGCTTCAAGAACCTGCCCTGGGCGCGCAACGAATGGCACGGCCCCGCCCGCAGCGGCGTGGCCATCGTGGGCAACCGCATCTACTGGCAGACCGGCAGCCGCGTGCTCTGCATCGTCTCGGGCGAAAAGGGCGAGCCGGCGAACGACGAAGGGATTGCCGCCGCGAGCGTGCCGCCAGCCGTTGCGCCGCCGCCCGGGCGCCCGGAGAGGCATTTCATACTTGAACAACTACGAAATGCTCTTGCAACCCTATCGGCCAGCTTGGGCACCGCATCGTGGGCACCCCTCTACGTCGAGCCGGGGCTGTCCGGCCGAGAGTTCCCCTTCGACGACAGCGGCGAGACCTTCGAGGCGCTGGCTTGGGCCTTCCCACATCTCGAAGCCAGGGAGAGGCAAACGGCCAAAGCCCTCCTCGCCAAGCAGTGGGAGGAGTTCCCCCCCTTCACCAGGCAGGCCTGGTACCCCCTCGACAAGGGCGAACGACGCGAGCCCTTCTGGGTGCCTCCCGACGTGCTCACGCCCTCCGGCCAGCCGAGGCCGCACCATCCCTTCGGGAACGTCTACGCCGTCTGGCTCTACGCCGAGCGCTGCGGCGAGTGGGACCGCGTGAAGGCCGCCTGGCCGCAGATCAAGGCGTGCTTCGAAGACTTCGCCAGGATGAACTGGAAGCTCGACCCCGAGAGGGGCGACCTCTACGCCAGCCGCTACCTTGCCTCGCTCCTCGCCTTCGCCCGCATCGCGGAGAAAGCGGGCGACGCGGAGGCGGCTAGGCAGGCGAGCGCCCTGGCCGAGAAGACGGGCGAGGCCCTCGTCGCCTGGTGGAAGGCCGTGGCAGGACGCATCACCCCCCGCATCTTCGCCGACATTCGCGAGTGGGACGACTTCATCGGCAAAGGCAACGGCCTGTTCTTCAAGATCATCGCCCACAAGAGCAAGATCGCGCTCTTCCACGACCTCACGCCCGAGGTGGCGGCCCTCGTGAGAGCCAAGGCCCCCGAGGCCGTCGAGAAGGTCTGGACCGCCTTCGAGACCCTCTGCCCCACCTGGTATCTCGTCGGCGAAGAGCGCCAGGTGCACTTCGGCGAGAACTTCGTGGACCCGCCCGACTTCGCGCTCAATGCCTTCAAGGCCTTCGCGTGGCTCCGCGGCGCGAAGCCCGACGAACTGGCCGCCCGCGTGGACGTCCCCCCCTGCAAGGCCGACCTGGCCCACCTGGCCAAACTGGCCATCGCGCTGGAGGCCAAGTGAAGCAGGGGCGACGCCGCAGCGCCGCCCCTGCGCAACCGACCTCGCGTCCAGGCCGTCCTGGTTATCCCTCGCGCCGTCGTTCCCCCTCACCCACGGGGCGCGGCGGCTTGCCTTCGCCTTCGCGGCGGCGTTCGCCCTCCCCCTCCCGCTTCGGGGCGGCGGGCCGCCGGATGATGATCTCCACGGCCACCCCCTCCTCGGTGCATACCGCCGTCACGTTCTGCCCGACCCTCAGGCTGTCCAGCCCGACCTTCTCGCTCCGCGCCCCCTCGCCGTCGCCGCCGCCCTCGATGCGCACCCGGGTGTCGCCGTTCACCTTCAGCGTCCGCGAGCGCACGCCGCGGTCGCCCCGCTGGGTGATCGTGATGGAGTCGCGGGTGACGTTCGTCAGCACGCCCGAGCCGCGCAGGGTCTTGGGCGCGCGGTCGCCTTCGCCGCCCTCGCGCTTCACGCGAGCCTCCCCCTCACGGTCGCCGTCCCCCTCGCCCTTCACGCGGGCTTCCCCCTCACCATCGCCACCCTCACGCTTCACACGGGCCTCGCCTTCGCGGTCGCCTTCGCCGCCCTCGCGCTTCACGCGGACCTCGCCCTCACCATCGCCACCCTCGCGACGGATTCGTGCTTCGCCCTCGCCGCCATCACGCTTCACACGGGCCTCGCCTTCGCCTTCGCGAGCCGCCCTGGCTCGCAGGATGATGACCTCGGTGGCCTTATTGCCGTCCACACAGGTCACGTTGACCCGCTGGCCGACCTTGAGATCGGCCATTGCCCCCTCCGCAAACTTCGGTTTGCGCACCTCGCGTCCGCCCTCGCCGACGACGGTCTCGGTCTCGCCGGTCTCGATGCGGATTCTCGTCTCGGTGCGAATGATGATATTGAGGGTGGCCTCCCCGCGGTCGCCGCGGGTGGTGACCATGATGGAGGCGCCGCCCACAGCGGTGATCTCGCCCGCGACCCGTGCGAGCCTGGGCGCGCCGTCGCGTTCGCCTTCGCCTACGCGCGGCGCGTCGGGAACCCAGGGCGCCTCGCGCTCGCCGTCGCCGGCAAACACCTGGCTGTCGCCGATTCCGAGCACGTAGGCGTGCTCGCCCGTCTGCACCTGCACCGCTCCCGCCATCACCGCCACAGCCAGCGCCACGTGCCTCAGCCTCATCGCATCGTCTCCTGTTCCGTCAGGGGTTGGGGGGAGGAGTCTGACGGAGAACTCGGTCCCCAGCGCGGTGACACTGCCCACGGGGGTTCGCACCTGGAAGCCCCCTGGAGCCTTCTCTACGCGGAAGACGCCGCCGCCCTCGTGCAGGGCGACGAGCTGCCGCAGGCCCTCGGTCGCGCCGTGAAGGGTGGCGCGGGTGTCTGGATCGAGTGTTGCGCGCGAGCCGTCGGAGAGCCGGAGGGCCGCCCGCTCCGCCACCCGGATCGTCGCGCCGCGGGCGATGGTGCGGGTCTCAGCGCCGTCGGCCAGCACGCGCCCGCTCAACACGCGGCACATCGCCCCACGCGGCCAGAGCCATAGGGCGAGGACGCCCACGGCGAGCACCGCCACCGCGGCCAGGGCGGCCCACGCCGTGAGCCACCTGGCCCACGGCGCTGCCCCCGCGCCCGAGGCGGGAGGCACCAGATCGGCCTCGATTCGCTCGACGACCGCTCTGGCCCTGCCATTGCTCGCCGTCTGGCGGAAATGCTGCTCGAGCCAGCCCTCGAGGCGGCCGGCCCAGGCCAGGGCCTCGGCGGCCCGGGGATCGGCCTCGACCCGGCGCGACAGCTCGGCGACCTCGGCTTCCGACGCCGCGCCGTCGAGGTAACGAGCGATCAGCTCGTGGTGGCGGTCGGCCTCAGCCATCAGGCGCCTCCTGCGGCCAAGCGCCGCCGAATGCACTCCTCGAGCGCGGAGCGCAGGCGCGAAAGAGCCTGGTACACGGCGTCCAGCGTGCGGCGGGTCTGCCGGGCGATCTCCGCACACGGGAGGCCCCGCTCGTAGCGGAGGGCGAGGAGCTGGCGCGCCGGCTCGGGCACCTTCTGGAGGCACTCGCGCAGGGCTTCGAGGCGGCTGGACGCATTCCCCTCCTCGGTGCGGTCGAACGCCGCGAGGACTGAGAGGACCGCCGTGTCCGAAAGGGTGACGGGGAACCGGCGGTCCTGGTGGCGCCGCTGGAGGATCTTGTTGGCCGCGATGCCGCGCGCCCAGGCGCCGAACGATCGGCGCACGTCGTAGCGCTCGAACTGCGCCCAGAGCGCGAGGGCGACCTCCTGGAACACGTCCTCGCGCACGTGGCGGTCACGCACCAGCGAGCCCACAAAAGCCCGCACCTCGGTCTCGTGCTGGAGGAGCAGCCGCAGGAATGTCTCACGCTCAGCCATGTTCTTCCCTTTGTTTGTTCTTCACGCGGCTGGGCAGTTCCTGACATGAATCTCACGATGCGGCCCGACGCGGAACATGGTATGATCTCGCAGGGGAGGACGGCAAGCCGATGCAGGGGGAATCCCGTGAGCCTGACGCGCCCATTGTCCAGCGAGCTGGACCCTCGCGACGTGGCGGTGGTGATTCTGGGGGGCGGACGCGGCACGCGGCTGCACCCGCTCACCCGCGACCGGGCCAAGCCGGCCGTGGGCTTCGGCGGCAAGTATCGTCTCATTGACATCGTGCTCACCAACTGCCTGCGCTCGAAGCTCGACAGCATCTTCATCCTCACCCAGTTCAACTCCTACTCGCTCAACCGCCACATCTGGCAGACCTATTCGCGCGCCGCCACCGGCCTCAGCTACATCAACGTCATCGCCGCCGAGCAGACGCCGCAGAACCGCGACTGGTTCCAGGGCACCGCCGACGCCGTGCGCCAGGGCCTCCGTCACATGCTCCGCAACAACCCCCGCTACGTCCTCATCCTCTCCGCCGACCAGATCTACAGCATGGACTACCGCGAATTCCTCGCCTGGCACATCGGCCACCAGGCCGACGTCACCATCGCCGCCCGCTACACCCCGCCCGAGCAGGTGCACGCCCTGGGCGTCGTGCGCGTGAACGAGAGCCTGCGCGTCGTCGGCTTCCACGAAAAGCCGAGGAACCTGGCCGACGTGGAGCACTTCCGCGTGGATGGCCTGCCCGCGCTCAGCCCGCCGCTGGGCGCCCCGTTTCTGTGCTCGATGGGCATCTACCTCTTCAACACCCCCGTGCTCCTCGACGCCCTCGACAACAAGGAGGAGGACTTCGGCCGCACCGTCATCCCCCAGACCGCCCAGAAGCGCTTCATGAGCTGTTTCCCCTTCGACGGCTACTGGGAGGACGTGGGCACCATCGAGGCCTTCTACCAGGCCAACATGGAGTGGCGCGCGGGCCGCGGCATCGCCGCCATGTTCCGCCGCGGCGCCTCCATCATCACCCACGCCCGACAGCTCCCCCCCTCGCGCATCGAGGGCACGCTCATTGACGACTCCCTCGTCGCCGACGGCTGCCACCTGCACGCCCAGCACATCGCCCGTTCCATCATCGGCGTCCGAGCCCGCATCGGCGACGGCACGGTGATCGAGGACTCCATCCTCATGGGCAACGACGACGATGAGGGCGCCGTGCCCTTCGAGATCGGCGCCAACTGCCGCATCCGCCGCGCCATCGTGGACAAGAATGCCGTCATCGGCGACGGCTCGGTCATCGAGAACGCCGCCGCCGTAACCGAGGCCGAGACCGACCTCTACTCGATCCGCTCCGGCATCGTCGTCATCCCCCGTTGCGCCGTGCTGCCCCCCGGCAGCCGCATCTGACGGCTGCCTGGCCCCCTGCCCTACTGAACCCTCGCGGCGTGTCTGCCCCATGCCCTCAGCGGCTGCGCCCTGCGAGCCGCCCCGGTCCGGCATTACCCAACCGCGCAGCCGAGGAAGACCAAGCCGCGCCTCTTGCCACTCCGCGCCTATCGAGGGGCAGTCCAAAGGAGCCGATGGCCGGGGCGAAGCTCACGGCCAGACGGCACTTGCCTTCGAGCGCTTCGTGGGTCAGAATAAAGATAGAGAGACAGCGAGGCTGAGACAGATGGCACACGCAACCGCCGAACCCCGCGTCACAAAGTCAGCGCTGGAGGAACTCTACACGCGCCTCAACCGCCGCGACCTGATCCACCCCGACCCGCTCGAAGTGCTCTACGACTACAGCAGCCCCCTGGACCGCGAGATCGTCGCCCTCGTCGCCGCGTCGCTCTCCTACGGCCGCGTAAAGGCCATTCTGGCGAGCGTTGGCGCCGTCCTCGCGCCCCTGCGCTGCCCGCGGGCCTACCTGGCCGAGTCCACCCCCGAATCGCTTCAGGCGGCGTTCGCAGACTTCAAGCACCGTTTTGCCACGGGCAGGGAACTGGCTGCCCTGCTCCTGGGCGTCAAGCGCCTCGTCGAGCGCCACGGCTCGCTCCAGGCAGCTTTCACAGCGCATCTGGCAGCCGGTCACGCCACCATCGTGCCCGCTCTCACTGGATTCGTGGCTGAGTTGCGCGACGCCGCCGACGGCCTCGACGACCACCTCCTGCCTCGCCCCGAGCGCGGCAGCGCCAGCAAACGCCTGAACCTCTTCCTCCGCTGGATGGTCCGCCGCGACGCGGTGGACCCCGGGGGCTGGGACGCCGTGTCGCCCGCGCAACTCATCGTGCCCCTCGACGTTCACATGCACCGCATCTGTCGCGCCTTGGGCCTCACCCGGCGCGCTTCGGCTGACTTGCGCACCGCCATCGAGATCACCGACGCCTTCAAGGCCTTTGCCCCCGACGACCCGGCGCGGTACGACTTCGCCCTCACCCGCCTCGGCATCCGCCCCGACGCCGACCTCGA belongs to Planctomycetota bacterium and includes:
- the gyrA gene encoding DNA gyrase subunit A produces the protein MSQPGERIRDIAIEEDMRDAYLRYAMSVIISRALPDVRDGLKPSQRRILVAMNDLNLGPRSQHRKCAKIAGDTSGNYHPHGQEVVYPTLVRMGQDFNSRYPLVDGQGNFGSLDGDPPAAMRYTEARLSGLAMEMLADLQYNTVDFVPNYDETRTEPTVLPGKFPNLLCNGCNGIAVGMATSIPPHNLGEVVDALVRLVDDPDVPLKELIQLVPGPDFPTGGIICGRKGIVDGYRTGRGIIQVRARAFTEALKGGKKNIVVTEIPYQVTRALIKEKIAEAVNSGVIQGVADMRDESGAAGQRLVIELKRDADENVVLNQLYQHTPLQSSISIIMIALVDNRPRTLNLKQLLECFVAHRIEVIRRRTQFLLDRALARAHIIEGLRIALAHIDEIIELIKKAPDVETAHRQLMERFGLSDRQATAILDMRLQRLTGLERHKLEEEYRHLLEEIAQYESILASEALVRNLIKEELLDLKQRYGDRRLTEITDEETGFDREDLIPEEMVAVTLSHEGYIKRLPLSTYRSQGRGGKGIKGAETKEGDFIEHLFIASTHDYLLFFTNRGKVYWQKVYDLPQAPRTSKGRAIANVLSLEADETVASCLAVREFDQRFVVFATENGTVKKTELEAFSRPMARGIIAINLDPDDRLIRAGLVSSGQHVLLATRDGMSIRFPEAAVRAMGRQAGGVRGVRLREGDKVVGMAVLDGEGTLLTVCENGYGKRTPFSEYRVQGRGGYGVINIKTSDRNGKVVGLLTVTDEDEVMMITAQGKVIRTAVRQMRAIGRATQGMRVIHCDEGDRLVAIGRVAEKDEGEEGDAAEAAPKETTAADDFVSDEEETAIEEPGPEEPGDSADG
- a CDS encoding PQQ-binding-like beta-propeller repeat protein encodes the protein MRVPLSLAVALCATSLLAADWPTLRGNVARTGYVDAEIRPPFRLAWARHFVGERIGSAVEPIIADGKVFIGTHSGNLYALDAASGRPLWRLQAEGPILHSPAYASGSIMIAPARGSVEWLDADTGKPRDRRAALFGGWSVAPLIVEGKTYLWSRAGLYATYDPATEPSGQNMPVPSRQTAAFADGRVFVTGEDMRLRAFDARLGSSLWTSDPLVGQTARNYYPVIAKKGGRTVVIVRTNPVIQMSRLIAQDRHLLCQSAGVDDSDWKKVAAWIKTKEAMGTPELWEKEQAAICDYLAKHREAQTFFVLDAETGKLLPPPPVLWIAGCQGVGTPPVVLPDGRLLVFYRSVYGNWNDGVAPLVALGLLDLDRNRIEPLQHIHGTNPPWGLFWGTADESQNFLVARDTLIIIHQGTLSGFDLKTRQLFPIWGKRDTWGGFKNLPWARNEWHGPARSGVAIVGNRIYWQTGSRVLCIVSGEKGEPANDEGIAAASVPPAVAPPPGRPERHFILEQLRNALATLSASLGTASWAPLYVEPGLSGREFPFDDSGETFEALAWAFPHLEARERQTAKALLAKQWEEFPPFTRQAWYPLDKGERREPFWVPPDVLTPSGQPRPHHPFGNVYAVWLYAERCGEWDRVKAAWPQIKACFEDFARMNWKLDPERGDLYASRYLASLLAFARIAEKAGDAEAARQASALAEKTGEALVAWWKAVAGRITPRIFADIREWDDFIGKGNGLFFKIIAHKSKIALFHDLTPEVAALVRAKAPEAVEKVWTAFETLCPTWYLVGEERQVHFGENFVDPPDFALNAFKAFAWLRGAKPDELAARVDVPPCKADLAHLAKLAIALEAK
- a CDS encoding FecR domain-containing protein — its product is MAEADRHHELIARYLDGAASEAEVAELSRRVEADPRAAEALAWAGRLEGWLEQHFRQTASNGRARAVVERIEADLVPPASGAGAAPWARWLTAWAALAAVAVLAVGVLALWLWPRGAMCRVLSGRVLADGAETRTIARGATIRVAERAALRLSDGSRATLDPDTRATLHGATEGLRQLVALHEGGGVFRVEKAPGGFQVRTPVGSVTALGTEFSVRLLPPTPDGTGDDAMRLRHVALAVAVMAGAVQVQTGEHAYVLGIGDSQVFAGDGEREAPWVPDAPRVGEGERDGAPRLARVAGEITAVGGASIMVTTRGDRGEATLNIIIRTETRIRIETGETETVVGEGGREVRKPKFAEGAMADLKVGQRVNVTCVDGNKATEVIILRARAAREGEGEARVKRDGGEGEARIRREGGDGEGEVRVKREGGEGDREGEARVKREGGDGEGEARVKGEGDGDREGEARVKREGGEGDRAPKTLRGSGVLTNVTRDSITITQRGDRGVRSRTLKVNGDTRVRIEGGGDGEGARSEKVGLDSLRVGQNVTAVCTEEGVAVEIIIRRPAAPKREGEGERRREGEGKPPRPVGEGERRREG
- a CDS encoding sigma-70 family RNA polymerase sigma factor, translated to MAERETFLRLLLQHETEVRAFVGSLVRDRHVREDVFQEVALALWAQFERYDVRRSFGAWARGIAANKILQRRHQDRRFPVTLSDTAVLSVLAAFDRTEEGNASSRLEALRECLQKVPEPARQLLALRYERGLPCAEIARQTRRTLDAVYQALSRLRSALEECIRRRLAAGGA
- a CDS encoding sugar phosphate nucleotidyltransferase, with the translated sequence MSLTRPLSSELDPRDVAVVILGGGRGTRLHPLTRDRAKPAVGFGGKYRLIDIVLTNCLRSKLDSIFILTQFNSYSLNRHIWQTYSRAATGLSYINVIAAEQTPQNRDWFQGTADAVRQGLRHMLRNNPRYVLILSADQIYSMDYREFLAWHIGHQADVTIAARYTPPEQVHALGVVRVNESLRVVGFHEKPRNLADVEHFRVDGLPALSPPLGAPFLCSMGIYLFNTPVLLDALDNKEEDFGRTVIPQTAQKRFMSCFPFDGYWEDVGTIEAFYQANMEWRAGRGIAAMFRRGASIITHARQLPPSRIEGTLIDDSLVADGCHLHAQHIARSIIGVRARIGDGTVIEDSILMGNDDDEGAVPFEIGANCRIRRAIVDKNAVIGDGSVIENAAAVTEAETDLYSIRSGIVVIPRCAVLPPGSRI
- a CDS encoding TIGR02757 family protein → MAHATAEPRVTKSALEELYTRLNRRDLIHPDPLEVLYDYSSPLDREIVALVAASLSYGRVKAILASVGAVLAPLRCPRAYLAESTPESLQAAFADFKHRFATGRELAALLLGVKRLVERHGSLQAAFTAHLAAGHATIVPALTGFVAELRDAADGLDDHLLPRPERGSASKRLNLFLRWMVRRDAVDPGGWDAVSPAQLIVPLDVHMHRICRALGLTRRASADLRTAIEITDAFKAFAPDDPARYDFALTRLGIRPDADLDAFLAAWGVNASPERIA